In Actinobacillus indolicus, a single genomic region encodes these proteins:
- the hemL gene encoding glutamate-1-semialdehyde 2,1-aminomutase, translated as MTTSQSLFEKAQRVIPGGVNSPVRAFKGVGGTPVFIESAKGAYITDSEGKRYIDYVGSWGPMVLGHNHPAIIDAVLKAVPNGLSFGAPTAIEIELAELVCKLVPSIEMVRMVSSGTEATMSAIRLARGYTKRDKIIKFEGCYHGHSDSLLVKAGSGALTLGQPSSPGVPEDFAKHTLTCEYNNLASVKQAFEQYPNDIACLIIEPVAGNMNCIPPKEGFLQGLRELCTQYGAVFIIDEVMTGFRVALGGAQSYYGVTPDLTTLGKIIGGGMPVGAFGGKKEIMEFIAPTGPVYQAGTLSGNPIAMSAGLACLTELSKAGNEQLLAEKTKTLAEGFKALADKHGVPLTVQYVGGMFGLFFTEQAEINNFQDVMKCDVKAFNTFFHKMLEKGVYLAPSAFEAGFMSLAHSDEDIAYTLEMADLTLAEMK; from the coding sequence ATGACAACATCTCAATCTCTTTTTGAAAAAGCACAACGAGTGATCCCTGGTGGGGTGAACTCGCCTGTTCGAGCTTTTAAAGGTGTGGGCGGAACGCCTGTATTTATCGAAAGTGCCAAAGGTGCTTATATTACGGATAGCGAAGGCAAGCGTTACATTGACTACGTTGGCTCTTGGGGTCCAATGGTACTTGGACATAATCACCCAGCCATTATTGATGCCGTACTCAAAGCAGTACCAAACGGATTAAGTTTTGGTGCGCCGACAGCCATTGAAATTGAGTTAGCTGAATTAGTTTGCAAACTCGTACCGTCAATCGAAATGGTGCGTATGGTCAGCTCTGGCACAGAAGCGACAATGTCTGCTATCCGCCTTGCTCGTGGCTATACGAAACGTGACAAAATTATTAAATTTGAAGGCTGTTACCACGGTCACTCAGATTCACTATTAGTTAAAGCAGGTTCAGGGGCTCTAACCTTAGGTCAGCCAAGCTCTCCAGGTGTACCTGAAGATTTTGCAAAACATACACTCACTTGCGAATACAATAATTTAGCGTCGGTTAAACAAGCCTTTGAACAATATCCAAACGACATTGCCTGTTTAATCATTGAACCTGTGGCTGGCAATATGAACTGTATTCCACCAAAAGAAGGCTTTTTGCAAGGCTTGCGTGAACTCTGTACCCAATATGGTGCGGTATTTATTATTGATGAAGTGATGACAGGCTTCCGTGTTGCACTTGGCGGCGCTCAAAGTTACTACGGCGTAACCCCAGATTTAACCACGCTTGGTAAAATCATCGGTGGCGGTATGCCAGTGGGAGCATTTGGCGGTAAAAAAGAGATTATGGAATTTATCGCACCAACAGGCCCTGTTTACCAAGCAGGTACGCTTTCGGGCAACCCAATTGCAATGTCCGCTGGTTTAGCTTGCTTAACGGAGCTATCAAAAGCAGGTAATGAGCAACTGCTTGCCGAGAAAACCAAAACCCTTGCGGAAGGTTTCAAAGCCTTAGCGGATAAACACGGTGTGCCGCTGACCGTACAATATGTTGGCGGTATGTTTGGCTTATTCTTTACTGAACAAGCAGAAATCAACAACTTCCAAGATGTGATGAAGTGTGATGTAAAGGCGTTTAATACCTTCTTCCATAAAATGTTAGAAAAAGGTGTCTATCTTGCACCATCTGCTTTTGAAGCTGGTTTTATGTCTTTAGCACATAGTGACGAAGATATTGCTTATACGCTTGAAATGGCGGATTTGACGTTGGCTGAGATGAAATAA
- the menH gene encoding 2-succinyl-6-hydroxy-2,4-cyclohexadiene-1-carboxylate synthase: MLASTWHNTSGIPVVFIHGFLGSQQDWDDVLAILQNFPQIRPLVIDLPYHNQSQHIPCESFEEMRALLALTFQSLGHEHFYIVGYSLGGRLALDYAMNVGNPYLKGILLEGTNIGLSSSQERVERWQNDCRWAERFSQEPLKDVLADWYQQAVFAHLTPNQRAVLVEKRSKNNGQDLAKMLKATSLAKQTYVSSTQIQAYSGKITFIIGEQDQKFRQMIETYSLPYCLVANAGHNAHSENPQEFVQKLIQFILN; the protein is encoded by the coding sequence ATGTTAGCATCAACATGGCATAACACATCAGGTATTCCCGTGGTTTTTATCCACGGGTTTCTTGGTTCTCAACAGGATTGGGATGATGTGTTGGCGATTTTGCAAAATTTTCCACAAATCCGACCGCTTGTCATCGATCTCCCCTACCATAATCAAAGCCAACATATCCCTTGTGAGAGTTTTGAAGAGATGAGAGCGTTGTTAGCTCTCACCTTCCAATCTCTTGGTCATGAACATTTTTATATCGTGGGTTATTCATTAGGGGGAAGGCTAGCATTAGACTATGCAATGAACGTTGGAAATCCTTATTTAAAAGGTATTCTGTTAGAAGGAACGAACATCGGCTTAAGCTCATCTCAAGAACGTGTAGAACGCTGGCAGAATGATTGCCGTTGGGCAGAGCGATTTAGTCAAGAGCCTTTAAAGGATGTGTTGGCAGATTGGTATCAGCAAGCTGTATTTGCGCACTTAACCCCAAATCAGCGAGCGGTATTGGTTGAAAAGAGATCGAAGAATAACGGGCAAGATCTGGCGAAGATGCTGAAAGCCACGAGCCTTGCGAAACAAACTTATGTTTCCTCAACTCAAATTCAAGCCTATTCGGGTAAGATTACTTTTATCATTGGCGAACAGGATCAAAAATTTAGACAAATGATAGAGACCTATTCTCTTCCTTATTGCTTAGTTGCAAATGCGGGACATAATGCACATAGCGAAAATCCACAGGAGTTTGTTCAAAAATTAATTCAATTTATTTTAAATTAG
- a CDS encoding TDP-N-acetylfucosamine:lipid II N-acetylfucosaminyltransferase, protein MANIYHILGADIPHHNRTVLTFFQNELASEFTDKPHFYVVSSNDLADDFPALTIDTYRSQRALTQAIIAKYQQDPTAWFVLHGQFNVSLWLAILFGRVSAKRCVWHIWGADLYEESRELKFKLFYPLRRLAQRRIARIWATQGDLAYVNQRFDRTGFQDQLIYFPTKLPEQIPERQKDRTLAILLGNSGDPSNRHLAGLALIKQQFGSDVRVLVPMGYPTNNQTYVDRVRKQAEHLFTDGQVEILTEKLPFESYIELLSRCDLACFLFERQQGIGTICLLTQLKIPVILERQNPFCLDMEMAGVDFLYSDALSSEKLQQVQQGLSQLDVSKVAFFPPNYIAQWKMALAQLKG, encoded by the coding sequence ATGGCAAATATTTATCATATTTTAGGTGCAGACATTCCCCACCACAATCGTACGGTGCTGACATTTTTCCAAAATGAGCTAGCGAGTGAGTTTACCGATAAACCCCACTTTTATGTGGTGAGTAGTAATGATTTAGCCGATGATTTTCCTGCATTAACGATAGATACATATCGCTCTCAGCGAGCATTAACGCAAGCCATTATTGCAAAATATCAGCAAGATCCGACCGCTTGGTTTGTGTTACACGGGCAGTTTAATGTGTCCTTATGGCTAGCGATTCTGTTTGGACGAGTTTCGGCTAAACGTTGCGTTTGGCATATTTGGGGAGCGGATCTCTATGAAGAATCAAGGGAGTTAAAATTTAAGTTGTTTTATCCATTACGTCGTCTTGCACAGCGTCGAATCGCTCGTATTTGGGCGACACAAGGTGATTTAGCCTATGTGAATCAACGCTTTGACCGAACAGGATTTCAGGATCAGTTGATCTATTTTCCAACAAAACTTCCCGAGCAGATTCCTGAACGCCAAAAAGATCGAACCTTGGCGATCTTATTGGGTAACTCAGGCGATCCGAGTAATCGCCACCTTGCTGGATTGGCATTAATCAAACAGCAGTTTGGTAGCGATGTTCGTGTATTAGTGCCAATGGGCTACCCTACCAATAACCAAACTTATGTGGATAGGGTGCGAAAGCAAGCAGAGCATTTATTTACAGACGGTCAAGTTGAGATTTTAACGGAGAAATTGCCTTTTGAATCCTATATCGAATTGCTTTCTCGTTGTGATTTAGCGTGTTTTCTCTTTGAACGCCAACAAGGCATTGGGACGATCTGTTTACTGACACAATTAAAGATTCCTGTCATTCTTGAACGACAAAATCCGTTCTGCTTGGATATGGAAATGGCAGGTGTGGATTTTCTGTATTCAGATGCGCTTTCATCAGAAAAATTGCAACAGGTTCAGCAAGGGTTATCACAACTAGATGTGTCAAAGGTCGCCTTTTTTCCGCCTAATTATATAGCGCAATGGAAGATGGCTTTAGCACAATTAAAAGGGTGA
- the wecA gene encoding UDP-N-acetylglucosamine--undecaprenyl-phosphate N-acetylglucosaminephosphotransferase: protein MWLTFIAVFLVSFISLIVMRPVAEKIGLVDKPNFRKRHQGVIPLIGGIALYLGNLAFYLLEWEQMRLPELYLIALTILLVIGVLDDRFDLSPFLRAGIQAVLAGAMIYSGLSIENLGQLIAPFSLEIGALGVVLTVFITIGVINAFNMIDGIDGLLAGLSSVSFAGLGTLMLLDEQYTLAYWCFGIILVLLPYAMFNLSVFGAKWKVFMGDSGSTLIGFTIIWILLLSTQGQGHPISPITGLWLIAVPLIDMVAVFFRRLKKGKSPFRPDRLHIHHLMMRAGLTSRQALAVITLGAGLCATFGVIGEAYYWNQWVMFVAFITLFFLYSYSIVHAWRITRFVRRHKRRARKKQMTI, encoded by the coding sequence ATGTGGCTGACATTTATTGCTGTATTTTTGGTTTCTTTTATCTCACTTATTGTAATGCGTCCTGTGGCGGAAAAAATTGGTTTAGTGGATAAACCTAACTTCCGTAAACGTCACCAAGGTGTCATTCCCTTAATTGGCGGTATTGCCCTTTATCTTGGCAATCTCGCTTTCTATTTATTGGAATGGGAACAGATGCGTTTGCCAGAGCTCTATTTGATCGCATTAACTATTTTGTTAGTGATTGGCGTATTAGATGACCGTTTTGACCTAAGTCCTTTCTTACGGGCGGGCATTCAAGCCGTACTCGCTGGAGCAATGATTTACAGCGGTTTATCCATTGAAAACCTAGGACAGCTCATCGCCCCTTTTAGCCTAGAAATTGGAGCATTAGGTGTTGTTCTGACCGTCTTCATTACCATCGGGGTTATTAATGCGTTTAATATGATTGATGGTATTGATGGTTTACTTGCGGGGCTTTCTTCGGTAAGTTTTGCTGGATTAGGCACATTAATGCTACTTGATGAACAATATACGCTTGCCTATTGGTGCTTTGGTATTATCTTGGTGTTGCTGCCTTACGCAATGTTTAATCTCAGCGTTTTTGGGGCAAAATGGAAAGTCTTTATGGGCGATTCGGGCAGTACCCTAATTGGTTTTACGATCATCTGGATTTTATTGCTGAGTACACAAGGACAAGGACACCCTATCAGCCCAATTACAGGTTTATGGCTGATTGCTGTGCCATTAATTGATATGGTCGCCGTTTTCTTCCGCCGTTTGAAAAAAGGTAAAAGTCCGTTCAGACCAGACCGCTTGCATATTCACCATTTGATGATGCGTGCAGGTTTAACTTCACGCCAAGCGTTAGCGGTGATTACCTTGGGAGCTGGGCTTTGTGCGACCTTCGGCGTAATTGGCGAAGCATACTATTGGAATCAATGGGTGATGTTTGTCGCATTTATCACCTTATTTTTCTTATATTCTTATTCTATTGTTCATGCGTGGCGTATTACACGTTTTGTACGCCGTCATAAACGCCGAGCAAGAAAAAAACAAATGACGATTTAG
- a CDS encoding transporter, translating to MTEQVQKAQSGAGKFLASLLVLLFLSALGAGAGWFGTTMQPAKWKAEAQFEAPKVVDLGNYYSLLSTYNLLKGETSETTTADIALTNSVYQEFARDLKSPDVLQQFLTQSEKVKQQATAKNQPTSVFAQEIARQFKFDDATNTLSLTLLNPEEASVLLNDFIIFSTMKSRSTLNGELIAKWKILFQQIKQMAESNLGAIQQGTQVAQQDWAGKLNLMRSVQPLDDKLLPFRYIKAPSVPTVAEQPDNQLLWTVIGGGIGFFLGLLVALFINRKRS from the coding sequence ATGACCGAGCAGGTTCAAAAAGCACAATCTGGTGCAGGTAAGTTTTTAGCTTCACTGTTAGTTTTATTGTTTTTATCTGCATTAGGTGCAGGAGCAGGCTGGTTTGGCACTACAATGCAACCAGCCAAATGGAAAGCTGAAGCACAATTTGAAGCACCTAAAGTGGTGGATTTGGGTAACTACTATTCTTTATTAAGTACCTATAATTTACTAAAAGGTGAAACATCAGAAACGACAACGGCAGATATTGCATTGACAAATTCTGTCTATCAAGAGTTTGCCCGTGATTTGAAATCGCCTGATGTGTTACAGCAATTCCTAACACAAAGTGAAAAGGTAAAACAGCAAGCTACGGCAAAAAATCAACCAACATCGGTTTTTGCTCAAGAGATTGCTCGTCAGTTCAAATTTGATGATGCAACAAATACATTGAGTCTCACTTTATTGAACCCAGAAGAGGCATCGGTGTTATTGAATGATTTTATTATTTTTAGCACCATGAAATCTCGTTCAACCTTAAATGGTGAGCTGATTGCGAAATGGAAGATCCTGTTTCAACAAATTAAGCAAATGGCAGAAAGTAATTTAGGTGCTATTCAACAAGGGACGCAAGTTGCACAGCAAGATTGGGCGGGCAAACTGAATTTAATGCGTTCTGTTCAGCCATTAGATGATAAGCTGTTGCCATTCCGCTATATTAAAGCCCCGAGTGTGCCGACAGTTGCGGAACAGCCAGATAACCAATTACTTTGGACAGTAATCGGTGGCGGTATTGGCTTCTTCTTAGGTCTGCTTGTTGCACTTTTTATCAATCGAAAAAGAAGTTAA
- the cysE gene encoding serine O-acetyltransferase produces MTTQQLDQIWHHIREEAKELANSEPMLASFFHATILKHHNLGGALSYILANKLSNAIMPAIALKEIIEEAYQADPQIIVSAAHDINAVRTRDPAVDKWSTPLLYLKGYHALQSYRVTHYLWKQGRKALAIYLQNEISVAFDVDIHPAARVGCGIMLDHATGIVVGETAVIENDVSILQGVTLGGTGKEHGDRHPKIREGVMIGAGAKILGNIEIGRYSKIGANSVVLQAVPEYATAAGVPARIIGQSQDQKPAFDMNQYFDDANEGVNGEGI; encoded by the coding sequence ATGACAACACAACAGCTTGATCAAATTTGGCATCATATTCGAGAAGAAGCAAAAGAATTAGCGAATAGTGAGCCTATGCTTGCCAGTTTTTTCCACGCCACGATTTTAAAACATCACAACTTAGGTGGTGCGCTAAGTTATATTTTGGCAAATAAACTCTCTAACGCCATTATGCCTGCGATTGCCTTAAAAGAGATCATCGAAGAAGCTTATCAGGCTGATCCACAAATTATCGTCAGCGCTGCTCATGATATTAACGCCGTTCGCACACGAGATCCTGCGGTTGATAAATGGAGCACTCCTTTACTTTACTTAAAAGGCTACCATGCTTTACAGAGCTATCGGGTAACACACTATTTATGGAAACAAGGTAGAAAAGCATTAGCGATCTACCTACAAAACGAGATTTCTGTCGCCTTTGATGTGGATATTCACCCCGCTGCAAGAGTCGGATGTGGCATCATGTTAGATCATGCAACAGGTATTGTTGTTGGAGAAACTGCGGTTATAGAAAATGATGTTTCTATTCTACAAGGTGTAACACTTGGTGGAACAGGGAAAGAACATGGTGATCGTCATCCAAAAATCCGAGAAGGCGTTATGATTGGGGCTGGGGCAAAAATCCTTGGTAATATTGAAATCGGACGTTACTCAAAGATTGGCGCAAACTCTGTTGTCTTACAAGCGGTGCCAGAATACGCCACAGCCGCAGGCGTACCAGCTAGAATTATCGGTCAATCTCAAGATCAAAAACCCGCCTTTGATATGAACCAATACTTTGATGATGCGAATGAAGGTGTTAATGGAGAAGGAATCTAG
- the menD gene encoding 2-succinyl-5-enolpyruvyl-6-hydroxy-3-cyclohexene-1-carboxylic-acid synthase, translated as MNTSTFNRSWSRVVLNALLRYGVKHFCIAPGSRSTPLTLEALYLQKQNQAECHSHFDERGLGFFALGLAKATNEPVAIIVTSGTAVANLYPAVVEASISHQKLIVLSADRPVELIDCGANQAIQQQHIFAQYPVASLNLPKPSPQYSANWLIGRIEHACSVQATEGGVVHLNLPFEEPLYEADEDEIAQTPWFNTILGWLNKPKTKWYDQQATQKDVLMHENWDYWRTKRGVIVVGKLPLEQGMGLKLWAETLGWCLISDVQSGIDATLPYADIWLSNKTVEQRLLQADIVIQFGTQIVSKRVNQFLSAFKGEFWLVDESLNYLNTYAHQQTRFVAKAHHFTRVHPPLRQKPWLLEPLALSQFCETFIEQQVGGNLNEASLAHHIERVLPANGNLFLGNSLFVRLVDALCKLPESYPIYTNRGASGIDGLIATVAGIAKGSGQPTVAILGDISALHDLNSVALLRQITQPTILFVINNNGGAIFDMLPVEAQAKDKFYRLSHNFEFSQIATMFGLEYLRPYTWADLGTKLKQAYARRGVTLVEIKVNEQEGSSLYKSIIEQISRASID; from the coding sequence ATAAATACCAGTACCTTTAACCGCTCTTGGTCACGTGTTGTATTAAATGCCTTACTTCGTTATGGCGTTAAACATTTTTGTATTGCGCCTGGCTCTCGTTCTACGCCATTAACACTCGAAGCGCTTTATTTACAAAAACAGAACCAAGCGGAATGTCATAGCCATTTTGATGAACGTGGTTTAGGTTTTTTTGCATTAGGTTTAGCCAAAGCAACCAATGAGCCTGTTGCGATTATCGTGACATCGGGTACCGCTGTCGCAAATCTTTATCCTGCGGTGGTTGAAGCAAGTATTTCTCATCAAAAATTAATTGTACTTTCGGCAGATCGTCCAGTAGAGTTGATTGATTGTGGTGCAAACCAAGCCATTCAACAGCAACATATTTTTGCACAATATCCCGTTGCTAGTTTAAATTTACCTAAGCCAAGTCCACAATATAGTGCAAATTGGTTAATTGGTAGAATAGAACACGCGTGCTCTGTTCAAGCCACCGAAGGCGGTGTCGTTCATCTCAATTTACCTTTTGAAGAACCATTATATGAAGCTGATGAAGATGAAATTGCACAAACGCCATGGTTCAACACGATTTTAGGTTGGTTAAATAAACCAAAAACAAAATGGTATGATCAACAAGCAACCCAAAAAGATGTGCTGATGCATGAAAATTGGGATTATTGGCGTACTAAACGTGGCGTTATTGTGGTTGGGAAATTACCCCTTGAACAAGGTATGGGGCTAAAACTGTGGGCTGAAACATTAGGTTGGTGCTTAATCAGTGATGTCCAATCTGGCATTGATGCAACCTTGCCTTATGCGGATATTTGGTTATCAAATAAAACCGTTGAACAGCGCTTACTTCAAGCAGATATCGTGATCCAGTTTGGAACACAAATTGTCAGCAAACGCGTTAATCAGTTTTTATCTGCCTTTAAAGGTGAATTCTGGTTAGTAGATGAGTCGTTGAATTATTTGAATACCTATGCGCATCAACAAACTCGTTTTGTCGCAAAAGCGCATCATTTTACACGTGTGCATCCACCATTACGCCAAAAGCCTTGGTTACTTGAACCTTTAGCGCTATCTCAATTTTGTGAAACCTTTATTGAGCAACAAGTCGGTGGCAACTTAAATGAAGCATCCCTTGCTCATCATATTGAACGTGTCCTACCAGCGAATGGCAACCTTTTCCTTGGTAATAGTTTATTTGTTCGCTTAGTCGATGCCTTATGTAAATTGCCAGAAAGTTACCCAATCTACACGAACCGTGGTGCTAGTGGCATTGATGGCTTAATTGCTACCGTCGCAGGTATCGCGAAAGGAAGTGGTCAGCCAACTGTTGCGATATTAGGTGATATTTCTGCATTGCATGATTTGAATTCTGTCGCTTTATTACGTCAAATCACACAGCCAACTATTCTTTTTGTGATCAACAATAATGGTGGTGCAATTTTCGATATGTTGCCTGTTGAAGCGCAGGCAAAAGATAAGTTTTATCGTTTAAGCCATAATTTCGAGTTTTCACAGATTGCCACGATGTTTGGTTTAGAGTATTTGCGTCCTTATACTTGGGCTGATCTCGGTACAAAACTTAAACAAGCTTATGCACGCCGTGGTGTGACACTTGTGGAAATTAAAGTGAATGAGCAAGAAGGTAGTAGTTTATATAAATCTATTATCGAACAGATTTCTCGTGCGTCTATTGACTAA
- the rffC gene encoding dTDP-4-amino-4,6-dideoxy-D-galactose acyltransferase, with the protein MSIQPNQWLSTFFQRKIGEIEKVYDIECHQLSQYDLVQSKLSSLAQREIDYIQSLGFTLVEGEIIFEYDLANFSPNLTACRVATEQDFAQLEPFSYLFSQTRFRSPWFSSLENRRFYWQWIQNAVKGEFDDLCLLSETVNGEIQGMITVRVKENTAQVGLLAVAEKWQKQGIGYRLLMDAIAWAKSQQATKMVITTQMNNLAAIQLYQRLNGKISSTYYWFYR; encoded by the coding sequence ATGAGTATTCAACCTAATCAATGGCTTTCAACTTTTTTCCAGCGGAAGATTGGAGAGATAGAAAAGGTTTATGACATAGAATGTCATCAACTGTCTCAATACGATCTTGTGCAATCGAAGTTATCTTCTCTTGCTCAGCGAGAGATTGACTATATTCAGTCATTGGGTTTTACCTTGGTAGAAGGTGAAATTATCTTTGAATACGATCTTGCAAATTTTTCACCTAATCTGACCGCTTGTCGTGTCGCAACAGAACAGGATTTTGCTCAACTTGAACCCTTTTCCTATTTGTTTTCGCAAACACGTTTTCGTTCGCCTTGGTTTTCATCGTTAGAAAATCGTCGATTTTATTGGCAATGGATTCAAAATGCAGTGAAGGGCGAATTTGATGATCTCTGTTTACTCAGTGAAACAGTAAATGGTGAAATACAAGGTATGATTACCGTTCGAGTCAAAGAGAATACGGCACAAGTTGGTTTGTTGGCAGTCGCAGAAAAATGGCAGAAGCAGGGGATTGGTTATCGCTTATTAATGGATGCAATAGCCTGGGCGAAAAGTCAGCAAGCGACGAAAATGGTGATTACAACCCAGATGAACAATTTAGCTGCAATTCAGCTTTATCAACGCCTGAATGGAAAAATCAGCAGCACTTATTATTGGTTTTATCGATGA
- the rffA gene encoding dTDP-4-amino-4,6-dideoxygalactose transaminase has translation MMQNIPFNRPPVLGTELNYIQQAIFSDKLSGDGHFTHLCEQWLEQQFHAHKVLLTPSCTAALEMAAILLDIQSGDEVIMPSYTFVSTANAFALRGAKIVFVDIRPDTMNIDETLIEQAITPKTKAIVLVHYAGVACEMDSVMALAEKYRLWVVEDAAQGVNAFYKGKALGTIGHIGCYSFHETKNITAGGEGGAIVINQPELTARAEIIREKGTDRQQFFRGEVDKYSWRDLGSSFLMSEIQAAYLYAQLQGLAQIQQKRKMIWQRYFDTLQPLAEKGIVELPYIPQACQANAHLFYMKWKNLKERTDFIHAMKSKGILTVFHYVPLHSSPAGEQFGRFYGEDKWTTKESERLVRLPLFFNMDIETLDRVVNTTVQYVASRS, from the coding sequence ATGATGCAAAACATTCCTTTTAACCGACCGCCTGTATTAGGCACAGAACTAAACTATATCCAGCAAGCGATTTTTTCAGATAAGCTGTCTGGCGATGGTCATTTTACCCATCTATGTGAGCAATGGCTTGAACAACAATTTCACGCACATAAAGTATTGCTGACACCTTCCTGTACGGCAGCATTAGAAATGGCAGCGATATTGCTTGATATTCAATCGGGTGATGAAGTGATTATGCCAAGCTATACCTTTGTTTCTACGGCAAATGCCTTTGCTCTGCGTGGGGCGAAAATCGTGTTTGTGGATATTCGACCTGATACAATGAATATTGATGAAACTTTGATAGAGCAAGCGATTACCCCAAAGACGAAGGCGATTGTACTAGTTCATTATGCAGGTGTAGCTTGTGAAATGGATAGCGTTATGGCGTTGGCAGAGAAATATCGCTTATGGGTGGTAGAAGATGCGGCACAAGGGGTCAATGCATTTTATAAAGGGAAAGCACTCGGCACGATTGGGCATATTGGCTGTTACAGTTTCCACGAAACGAAAAATATCACCGCAGGGGGCGAAGGCGGAGCTATTGTCATTAATCAGCCTGAACTGACCGCTCGTGCTGAAATTATTCGAGAAAAAGGCACAGATCGTCAGCAATTTTTTCGTGGCGAAGTGGATAAGTATAGTTGGCGAGATCTCGGCTCAAGTTTTTTAATGTCAGAAATACAGGCGGCTTACCTTTATGCTCAGTTACAAGGGCTAGCGCAAATTCAACAAAAACGGAAAATGATTTGGCAACGTTATTTTGATACATTACAGCCGTTGGCGGAGAAAGGGATTGTTGAATTGCCTTACATTCCCCAAGCGTGCCAAGCGAATGCGCATCTGTTTTATATGAAATGGAAAAATCTCAAAGAGCGGACGGATTTTATTCATGCAATGAAATCAAAAGGCATATTAACGGTCTTCCATTATGTACCATTACATTCAAGCCCTGCGGGAGAGCAGTTTGGTCGATTTTATGGGGAAGATAAATGGACAACCAAAGAGAGTGAACGGTTGGTGAGATTGCCGCTGTTTTTTAATATGGATATAGAAACTTTAGATAGAGTGGTGAACACCACTGTGCAATATGTGGCAAGTCGGAGCTGA
- a CDS encoding zinc ribbon domain-containing protein, whose translation MALHRCPECRKKISESAISCPNCGFSFKEEDLEVYKQKLEQRRLHNQEVNRKSAKLHLIWLAVFTVVIVVSSILL comes from the coding sequence ATGGCTTTACATCGTTGCCCTGAATGTCGAAAAAAGATTAGCGAAAGCGCAATCAGTTGTCCCAACTGTGGTTTCTCGTTTAAAGAAGAAGATTTAGAAGTGTATAAACAGAAGCTTGAGCAGAGACGATTACACAATCAAGAAGTGAATCGTAAAAGCGCCAAGTTACACCTAATATGGCTAGCTGTTTTTACCGTAGTAATCGTTGTTTCAAGTATTCTATTATAA
- the wecG gene encoding lipopolysaccharide N-acetylmannosaminouronosyltransferase, producing the protein MMDKVNICQLEILTAKNQQELISYLLNNGQVRAGKLIAMNAEKAVLSKESPELFGLLNQAEYKYADGISIVCSIKKKYPQYSSLERIAGADLWLGLMQASCEYHIPVFILGGDSQVIAQTEQKLLDMKVNIVGSHNGYFSEAEEDSLIESIKRSGAKLVTVALGSPKQELFMQKAQKHYPDALYMGVGGSYDVFVGKVKRAPVVWQQLGLEWLYRVLHQPTRWRRQVRLVKYAYYHLTNQL; encoded by the coding sequence ATGATGGATAAAGTAAACATTTGCCAATTAGAGATTTTGACTGCGAAGAATCAACAAGAGCTGATCTCATATTTGCTCAATAATGGGCAAGTAAGAGCAGGCAAGCTCATTGCGATGAATGCTGAAAAAGCTGTATTGTCTAAAGAAAGCCCTGAATTATTTGGCTTGTTAAATCAGGCGGAGTATAAATATGCAGATGGGATCAGCATTGTCTGTTCAATAAAAAAGAAATATCCGCAGTATAGCTCGCTAGAACGCATCGCAGGGGCTGATTTGTGGTTAGGGTTGATGCAGGCTTCTTGTGAATATCACATTCCGGTGTTTATTCTTGGCGGAGATTCACAGGTAATAGCACAGACAGAGCAGAAGTTACTTGATATGAAGGTGAATATTGTGGGAAGCCACAATGGGTATTTTTCTGAAGCGGAAGAAGATAGCTTGATAGAAAGTATTAAACGTAGTGGGGCAAAACTAGTGACGGTTGCATTGGGCTCGCCTAAACAAGAACTGTTTATGCAAAAAGCACAAAAACATTATCCAGATGCATTATATATGGGCGTTGGTGGAAGTTATGATGTCTTTGTGGGTAAGGTAAAACGAGCTCCTGTTGTTTGGCAACAGTTAGGATTAGAGTGGTTGTATAGAGTATTACATCAGCCTACTCGTTGGAGAAGGCAAGTTAGATTAGTGAAATATGCGTATTATCATTTAACAAATCAGCTATAA